A genomic segment from Neobacillus sp. YX16 encodes:
- a CDS encoding GNAT family N-acetyltransferase, translating into MQITFENIFIHSHVVAENNLFKHFHFPEMLSRYDSNYIEFKTFPSLGEFKNAESYLREYHQRNGQKHVKFKFPVDKKVPAELVNYLNQADYDIGFLELYAIQPNRFPEVKDNPDIEVQIVTEKNLRDFLSLQYQQDIVFGSDFANRKVELNKRIFEDPTIMQLLALYKGTPAGAVDVIISKDTAEIDNLGVDEAFQKKGIGSRIQKFVMDTFHDKTVILVADGQDTPKEMYKRQNYQYLGYQYYTQKVDD; encoded by the coding sequence ATGCAAATTACATTTGAAAATATCTTTATTCATAGTCATGTAGTAGCTGAGAATAATCTATTTAAACATTTTCACTTTCCAGAAATGTTATCAAGATATGATAGTAATTATATTGAGTTTAAAACCTTTCCTTCACTGGGTGAATTTAAAAACGCAGAAAGTTATTTAAGAGAGTATCATCAAAGAAATGGTCAGAAACACGTAAAATTCAAATTTCCTGTTGATAAAAAAGTCCCAGCAGAGTTAGTAAATTACTTAAATCAAGCAGATTATGATATTGGTTTTCTCGAACTATATGCTATTCAACCAAATCGGTTTCCAGAAGTGAAGGATAACCCAGACATTGAGGTTCAAATCGTAACAGAAAAAAACCTGAGGGATTTTCTTTCCTTACAGTATCAGCAGGATATTGTATTTGGCAGTGATTTTGCCAATCGAAAGGTAGAGTTAAATAAACGTATCTTTGAAGACCCAACAATCATGCAGCTACTAGCTTTATATAAAGGTACGCCTGCGGGGGCAGTGGATGTAATCATTTCGAAGGATACAGCCGAAATTGATAATTTAGGTGTCGATGAGGCCTTTCAAAAGAAAGGAATCGGAAGCAGAATACAAAAATTTGTGATGGATACCTTCCATGATAAGACCGTCATCCTCGTCGCGGATGGTCAGGATACCCCAAAAGAAATGTATAAGAGGCAAAACTATCAATATCTTGGCTATCAATATTACACCCAAAAAGTTGATGATTAA